A window from Egibacteraceae bacterium encodes these proteins:
- the pruA gene encoding L-glutamate gamma-semialdehyde dehydrogenase: MTDVVPSVPDAANEPVRAYCPGSPERAALADRLAAMAEERVEAPAVIAGQAVTGGETFPVTAPHDHRLVLADVHAADAGRVSRAIDAALQAAPAWARTPFEERASVLLRAAELLAGPWRDTLNAATILGQSKSWQQAEIDAACELVDFLRFNCHFAQRLYAEQPLSVAGAWNRIDYRPLEGFVLAVTPFNFTAIAGNLPTAPALLGNVVVWKPSEKQALAAHHTMRLLQAAGLPDGVINLVHGDGALVTDVALDRPEFAGLHFTGSTAVLRHLWRTAGERIERYRSYPRLVGESGGKDFVVAHASAEVEPLVVALGRGAFEYQGQKCSAVSRAYVPRSLWPQVREGIADLARALPMGDPADPATFLGAVIDGTAFRKHVDAMAKARSVGNEVLVGGGADDASGWFVEPTVLVTDDPKSETMTTELFGPILTIHVYDDARWEETLSLVDATSPYALTGAVFATDRKALQEAGAALRNAAGNYYVNDKPTGAVVGQQPFGGARGSGTNDKAGSAWNLLRWVSPRTVKENFVPPTDWRYPHMG; encoded by the coding sequence ATGACCGACGTCGTGCCCTCGGTTCCCGACGCCGCCAACGAGCCGGTCCGCGCCTACTGCCCCGGTAGCCCCGAACGTGCCGCACTCGCCGACCGGCTCGCCGCGATGGCCGAGGAGCGGGTGGAGGCGCCGGCGGTGATCGCCGGGCAGGCGGTCACCGGCGGCGAGACATTTCCGGTCACCGCCCCGCACGACCACCGGCTCGTGCTCGCCGACGTGCACGCCGCGGACGCGGGACGGGTCAGCCGGGCGATCGACGCAGCGCTGCAGGCCGCGCCCGCCTGGGCGCGCACGCCCTTCGAGGAGCGCGCCTCGGTGCTCCTGCGCGCGGCCGAGCTGCTGGCCGGCCCGTGGCGCGACACGCTGAACGCCGCGACCATCCTCGGACAGTCGAAGTCGTGGCAGCAGGCCGAGATCGACGCCGCCTGCGAGCTCGTCGACTTTCTCCGGTTCAACTGCCACTTCGCCCAGCGCCTCTACGCCGAGCAGCCGCTGTCCGTCGCCGGCGCGTGGAACCGGATCGACTACCGGCCCCTCGAGGGCTTCGTGCTCGCGGTGACGCCGTTCAACTTCACCGCGATCGCCGGCAACCTGCCCACCGCGCCGGCCCTGCTCGGCAACGTCGTCGTCTGGAAGCCGTCGGAGAAGCAGGCCCTGGCCGCACACCACACCATGCGCCTCCTGCAGGCCGCGGGCCTGCCCGACGGCGTCATCAACCTCGTCCACGGCGACGGGGCGCTCGTCACCGACGTGGCGCTCGACCGTCCCGAGTTCGCGGGGCTGCACTTCACCGGGTCGACGGCTGTGCTGCGCCACCTGTGGCGCACGGCCGGCGAGCGCATCGAGCGTTACCGCTCCTACCCCCGGCTCGTCGGCGAGTCGGGGGGCAAGGACTTCGTCGTCGCGCACGCGAGCGCCGAGGTCGAGCCCCTCGTCGTCGCCCTCGGCCGCGGGGCGTTCGAGTACCAGGGCCAGAAGTGCTCGGCGGTCTCCCGCGCCTACGTCCCCCGCTCGCTCTGGCCACAGGTGCGCGAAGGCATCGCCGACCTCGCCCGCGCCCTGCCCATGGGCGACCCGGCCGACCCGGCGACGTTCCTCGGCGCGGTGATCGACGGCACGGCCTTCCGCAAGCACGTCGACGCCATGGCGAAGGCCCGCAGCGTCGGCAACGAGGTGCTCGTGGGGGGCGGTGCCGACGACGCCTCCGGCTGGTTCGTCGAACCGACCGTCCTGGTCACCGACGACCCGAAGTCGGAGACGATGACCACCGAGCTGTTCGGGCCGATCCTCACCATCCACGTCTACGACGACGCCCGCTGGGAGGAGACCCTGTCGCTCGTCGACGCCACGAGCCCCTACGCCCTGACCGGTGCGGTGTTCGCAACCGACCGCAAGGCCCTCCAGGAGGCCGGGGCGGCGCTGCGCAACGCCGCGGGCAACTACTACGTCAACGACAAGCCGACCGGCGCGGTCGTGGGCCAGCAGCCCTTCGGGGGCGCCCGGGGCTCGGGCACGAACGACAAGGCCGGCAGCGCCTGGAACCTCCTGCGGTGGGTCTCGCCACGCACCGTCAAGGAGAACTTCGTTCCGCCGACCGACTGGCGCTACCCCCACATGGGCTGA
- a CDS encoding SDR family NAD(P)-dependent oxidoreductase, translating to MQIGGSGALVSGGASGLGQATVRALVHAGARVVIADLPTSDGKSAEAAFGHRARFVPTDVTVPGDVERAVDTAVTAFGGLHIAVSCAGVATAGRVLGSQGPLPLDVFATVVQVNLVGTFNVLRLAAARMAEQDLVGEERGVIVNTASIAAFEGQIGQAAYAASKAGVVGLTLPAARDLADRAIRVATVAPGTFDTPMLAALPAEVRASLAAAVPHPRRLGRPHEFAALVRHIIENPLLNGEVIRLDGALRMGPR from the coding sequence ATGCAGATCGGCGGCAGTGGCGCACTCGTGAGCGGGGGCGCGTCGGGGCTCGGTCAGGCGACGGTCCGGGCGCTCGTCCATGCGGGCGCCCGGGTCGTCATCGCCGACTTGCCGACCTCCGACGGCAAGTCGGCCGAGGCCGCCTTCGGCCACCGGGCGCGTTTCGTGCCCACGGACGTCACCGTCCCCGGCGACGTCGAGCGCGCGGTCGACACGGCCGTGACCGCGTTCGGCGGGCTGCACATCGCGGTCAGCTGCGCGGGCGTGGCCACCGCCGGACGGGTGCTCGGCAGCCAAGGCCCGCTGCCCCTCGACGTGTTCGCCACGGTCGTCCAGGTCAACCTCGTCGGGACCTTCAACGTCCTGCGTCTCGCGGCGGCCCGCATGGCCGAGCAGGACCTTGTGGGCGAGGAGCGCGGCGTCATCGTCAACACCGCCTCGATCGCCGCCTTCGAGGGCCAGATCGGGCAGGCGGCGTACGCGGCGTCGAAAGCGGGCGTCGTCGGGCTCACCCTCCCGGCGGCGCGCGACCTCGCCGACCGCGCGATCCGCGTCGCCACCGTGGCGCCGGGGACCTTCGACACGCCGATGCTCGCCGCCCTGCCCGCCGAGGTGCGCGCCTCGCTGGCGGCCGCGGTGCCCCACCCGAGGCGCCTCGGCCGTCCACACGAGTTCGCCGCCCTGGTGCGCCACATCATCGAGAACCCGCTGCTGAACGGCGAGGTCATCCGCCTCGACGGCGCCCTGCGGATGGGCCCGCGCTGA
- a CDS encoding 3-deoxy-7-phosphoheptulonate synthase class II, giving the protein MTSGQTFPPGAVSPPASAGARVPGWSPDSWQSLPAGQQPAWPDESALKAALAELAAQPPLVFAGESRALCNQLAQAAAGKAFLLQGGDCAETFAAFSADGIRDKLKILLQMAVVLTYAAQMPVVKLGRIAGQFAKPRSSDVETVDGTVLPAYRGDAVNALDPTPEARAPDPARLVRCYHQASATLNLLRAFTRGGFADLEKVHVWNQEFVAASPQGRRYAAMAEEITRALAFLRACGVNVENDPTFHTVDFWTSHEALLLGYEQALTRRDSLTGDWYDCSAHMLWVGERTRDPDGAHVHFLAGVHNPVGVKLGPTATPEEVEALAARLNPDGRPGRLTLITRMGADAVEEALPPLVRGVRDLGLPVVWSCDPMHGNTFTTGGGYKTRRFTDVLHELRVFFGVHHAEGTIPGGVHIELTGEDVTECLGGAQGIADLDLATRYETACDPRLNNQQSLELAFQVAEWLRG; this is encoded by the coding sequence ATGACCTCAGGGCAGACATTTCCGCCTGGGGCGGTTTCGCCGCCTGCCTCCGCCGGCGCGCGCGTGCCGGGGTGGTCCCCGGACTCGTGGCAGAGCCTGCCCGCGGGCCAGCAACCCGCCTGGCCGGACGAAAGCGCGTTGAAGGCCGCCCTCGCCGAGCTCGCCGCCCAGCCCCCGCTCGTGTTCGCGGGCGAGTCCCGCGCTCTGTGCAACCAGCTTGCGCAGGCCGCGGCCGGCAAGGCCTTCCTGCTCCAGGGCGGCGACTGCGCCGAGACCTTCGCCGCCTTCAGCGCCGACGGGATCCGCGACAAGCTGAAGATCCTCCTGCAGATGGCGGTGGTCCTCACCTACGCCGCCCAGATGCCGGTGGTGAAGCTCGGCCGCATCGCCGGCCAGTTCGCCAAGCCGCGCTCGTCGGACGTCGAGACCGTCGACGGCACGGTCCTGCCAGCCTACCGGGGCGACGCGGTCAACGCCCTCGACCCCACCCCCGAGGCGCGGGCGCCCGACCCGGCGCGGCTGGTGCGCTGCTACCACCAGGCGTCGGCCACCCTGAACCTGCTGCGGGCCTTCACCCGTGGGGGGTTCGCGGATCTCGAGAAGGTCCACGTCTGGAACCAGGAGTTCGTGGCGGCGAGCCCCCAGGGTCGGCGCTACGCCGCGATGGCGGAGGAGATCACCCGCGCGTTGGCGTTCCTGCGGGCGTGCGGCGTGAACGTCGAGAACGACCCGACCTTCCACACCGTCGACTTCTGGACGTCGCACGAGGCGCTGCTGCTCGGCTACGAGCAGGCGCTGACGCGGCGGGACTCGCTGACCGGTGACTGGTACGACTGCTCGGCGCACATGCTGTGGGTCGGCGAGCGCACCCGCGACCCCGACGGCGCGCACGTGCACTTCCTCGCGGGGGTGCACAACCCCGTCGGGGTGAAGCTCGGCCCGACCGCGACACCCGAGGAGGTCGAGGCCCTCGCCGCACGCCTCAACCCGGACGGCCGGCCGGGACGGCTCACGCTCATCACCCGGATGGGCGCGGACGCGGTGGAGGAGGCGCTGCCACCGCTCGTGCGCGGTGTGCGCGACCTCGGGCTGCCCGTCGTGTGGTCCTGTGACCCGATGCACGGCAACACCTTCACGACCGGCGGCGGCTACAAGACCCGGCGCTTCACCGACGTCCTGCACGAGCTGCGGGTCTTCTTCGGGGTGCACCACGCCGAGGGGACGATCCCCGGCGGCGTCCACATCGAGCTCACCGGCGAGGACGTCACCGAGTGCCTCGGCGGCGCCCAGGGGATCGCCGACCTCGACCTCGCCACCCGCTACGAGACGGCCTGCGACCCGCGGCTGAACAACCAGCAGTCGCTCGAGCTCGCCTTCCAGGTCGCGGAGTGGCTGCGCGGCTGA
- a CDS encoding MarP family serine protease — translation MNFLDLLLVLLILYSAVRGFRQGALSQVAAFGGAVIGIVLGAKFAPDIASRFVDGPGPTLALVTLGILLASFILGQAIGFALGLRLRAVAAGVGAAPVDRAAGIAVGLFTLVLAIWLLGEPLSQAPLRAVAQQVRESAVLARLDQALPPPPDVFGRVGTYFDQQGFPQVFSGIAGGATAPPVDPPAEGAVAAAAAAGQASTVQVQASGCGGISTGSGFVTQPGFVVTNAHVIAGGQSLTVRDPSGTHDAVAVHYDPALDLAVVSAPGTAAPAIGWSPQPVDRDVQGATLGFPGGQRELVVKPATVRSRQQAVGRDIYGRGNVTREVLTLRAEVRRGDSGGPFVTSAGGVGGVVFAAAPADPVTGYALTAERVRPDVEAAVARNAVVGTGPCRF, via the coding sequence ATGAACTTCCTCGACCTGCTGCTCGTGCTGCTCATCCTGTACTCCGCGGTGCGGGGCTTCCGCCAGGGCGCGCTGTCGCAGGTGGCCGCGTTCGGCGGGGCGGTGATCGGCATCGTCCTCGGGGCGAAGTTCGCCCCCGACATCGCGTCCCGCTTCGTCGACGGCCCCGGGCCGACGCTGGCCCTCGTCACGCTCGGGATCCTGCTGGCGAGCTTCATCCTCGGGCAGGCGATCGGCTTCGCGCTCGGCCTGCGGCTGCGAGCGGTCGCGGCCGGCGTCGGCGCCGCACCGGTGGACCGGGCCGCGGGCATCGCCGTCGGGCTGTTCACCCTCGTCCTCGCGATCTGGCTGCTCGGCGAGCCGCTCTCCCAGGCTCCGCTGCGGGCGGTCGCACAGCAGGTCCGGGAGTCGGCGGTGTTGGCGCGGCTCGACCAGGCTCTGCCACCGCCGCCGGACGTGTTCGGCCGTGTCGGGACCTACTTCGACCAGCAGGGCTTCCCGCAGGTGTTCAGCGGCATCGCCGGCGGGGCGACGGCCCCGCCGGTCGACCCGCCGGCCGAGGGGGCCGTGGCCGCCGCTGCGGCCGCAGGCCAGGCGAGCACCGTGCAGGTGCAGGCGAGCGGCTGTGGCGGCATCTCCACGGGCAGCGGCTTCGTCACCCAGCCGGGGTTCGTCGTCACGAACGCGCACGTCATCGCCGGTGGGCAGTCGCTCACCGTGCGCGACCCGAGCGGCACGCACGACGCCGTGGCCGTGCACTACGACCCCGCCCTCGACCTCGCCGTCGTGTCGGCGCCGGGCACGGCGGCCCCGGCGATCGGGTGGTCGCCGCAGCCGGTGGACCGCGACGTCCAGGGCGCGACGCTCGGCTTCCCCGGTGGCCAGCGCGAGCTCGTCGTGAAGCCTGCGACGGTGCGCTCGCGTCAGCAGGCCGTCGGCCGGGACATCTACGGGCGCGGCAACGTGACGCGTGAGGTGCTGACCCTGCGCGCCGAGGTCCGCCGCGGCGACTCGGGCGGACCCTTCGTGACCAGTGCCGGAGGGGTCGGCGGCGTCGTCTTCGCCGCCGCCCCGGCCGACCCCGTCACCGGCTATGCGCTCACCGCCGAGCGCGTGCGCCCCGACGTGGAAGCCGCCGTCGCCCGCAACGCCGTCGTCGGCACGGGCCCCTGCCGCTTCTGA
- the serB gene encoding phosphoserine phosphatase SerB, with the protein MDDATALLLTVSGRDRPGLTSALCEELARCGARILDMEQVVIRERLTLGILVSLGGDEDATCQAVAERAASMGVNVEFEPMAARRPRTEAPRHYVTILGQPLRAGAIAAITGRLARLGANIERIVRLARYPILAFELLVSGGDPERLRADLAVEAAAQHVDVAVQPATLYRRAKRLIVMDVDSTLVQGEVIEALAASAGCAGRVREITARAMAGDLDFEQSLRERVALLEGLPVGALDEVRDHLVLTPGARTLLRTLKRLGYVTAIVSGGFTHITDDLKARLHLDYAAGNSLEVVDGRLTGRLLGPVIDRAAKADRLEAFAADAGIPLSQTVAVGDGANDLDMLTRAGLGIAFNAKPAVRKAADTAVSVPYLDAILFLLGITREEIEAADAADRAPGPPPAGTIPTR; encoded by the coding sequence ATGGACGACGCCACCGCACTGCTGCTCACCGTCTCGGGCCGTGACCGGCCCGGTCTGACGTCCGCCCTGTGCGAGGAGCTGGCCCGCTGCGGCGCCCGCATTCTCGACATGGAGCAGGTCGTCATCCGCGAGCGCCTCACCCTCGGCATCCTCGTCTCCCTCGGGGGCGACGAGGACGCAACCTGCCAGGCGGTGGCGGAGCGGGCCGCGTCGATGGGGGTCAACGTCGAGTTCGAGCCCATGGCCGCCCGCCGCCCCCGCACGGAGGCGCCCCGCCACTACGTGACCATCCTGGGCCAGCCGCTGCGCGCCGGGGCGATCGCGGCCATCACCGGCCGCCTCGCCCGGCTCGGCGCGAACATCGAGCGGATCGTGCGTCTCGCCCGCTACCCGATCCTCGCGTTCGAGCTGCTCGTCTCCGGGGGCGACCCCGAGCGGCTGCGCGCGGACCTCGCCGTGGAGGCCGCCGCCCAGCATGTCGACGTCGCCGTGCAGCCGGCGACGCTGTACCGGCGCGCCAAGCGGCTCATCGTGATGGACGTCGACTCCACCCTCGTCCAGGGAGAGGTGATCGAGGCGCTCGCGGCCTCCGCCGGCTGCGCGGGCCGGGTGAGGGAGATCACCGCGCGGGCCATGGCCGGCGACCTCGACTTCGAGCAGTCCCTCCGCGAGCGCGTCGCCCTTCTCGAGGGGCTGCCAGTCGGCGCGCTCGACGAGGTCCGTGACCATCTCGTGCTCACCCCCGGGGCCCGCACGCTGCTGCGCACGCTCAAGCGCCTCGGCTACGTCACCGCGATCGTGTCCGGGGGCTTCACGCACATCACCGACGACCTCAAGGCGCGCCTGCACCTCGACTACGCGGCGGGGAACAGCTTGGAGGTCGTCGACGGCCGCCTGACCGGACGGCTGCTCGGGCCCGTGATCGACCGGGCCGCGAAGGCCGACCGGCTCGAGGCGTTCGCGGCCGACGCGGGCATCCCGCTGTCCCAGACGGTTGCGGTCGGCGACGGCGCGAACGACCTCGACATGCTGACCCGCGCCGGCCTCGGCATCGCCTTCAACGCGAAGCCCGCGGTCCGCAAGGCGGCGGACACCGCCGTCAGCGTGCCCTACCTCGACGCGATCCTCTTCCTGCTCGGCATCACGCGCGAGGAGATCGAGGCCGCCGACGCGGCCGACCGTGCTCCGGGCCCCCCGCCTGCGGGTACGATCCCGACGCGATGA